The genomic window GTTGCCGGCTGGCACGGCTCTTGCCCCACCAACCCGCTGACCTCCGACCCCTCACCCGGGAGGCTCCCATGTCGGTAGAGCTCGTCTCGATCCTCGTCCTAGCCCTCATATTCCTGATAGCCACGGTCCGACCGGTGAACCTCGGCGCGCTCGCGATCGTCGCCGCCTTCATCGTCGGCATCTCCGTCCTCGACGGGGCGGACCTCGGCGAGAAGACCGATGCCGTCTTCGCCGGCTTCCCCGGCGATCTGTTCGTCATCCTCGTCGGCGTCACGTACCTGTTCGCCATCGCGAAGGCCAACGGCACGGTCGACTGGCTCATCCAGACCGCGGTCCGACTGGTCGGCGGCCGGGTCGGCCTGATCCCGTGGATCATGTTCCTGGTGACCGCCTGCCTCACCGCGATCGGGGCCGTGGTCCCGGCGGCGGTGGCGATCATCGCCCCGATCGGCCTGGGCTTCGCGAGGCGGTACAAGATCAACCCCCTCATGATGGGCCTGCTGATCATCAACGGGGCCAGTGCCGGCGGCTTCTCGCCGATCAGCATCTTCGGCAGCATCACCAACGGGGTGGTCGAGAAGGCGGGCCTGCCGGGCAACCCGACGCTGCTCTTCCTGGCCTCGTTCCTCGTCAACCTCGCCATCAGCCTCGTCGCGTACTTCATGTGGGGCGGCCGCGAACTGCTCACCCGCCGGGCCCTCGACACCGGCACCGGCACGATCGACCAAGCCGATCTGGTCAGCGCCACCCCCACCGGTACGACGAGGGACCGGCGCGCGGAGCCGGCCACCGACCCCGCCACGGAGGGAGCCTCGGACTCCGGCGTCAGCCTCGCCAACGAAGGCGCCGCCGGCGCCCGTCCGGCTGGCGGCACCGTCGCGGTCAGCGCGGCCCCTTCGCCCGTGCCCGCCCAGGCGACCAGGTCGTCCGGGGGAGCCGCCACCACCACGACCGTGCCGGCCGAGGCGGAGGCGCCGCTCCAGCTGGACCGGGACCGCATCATGACGGTGGTCGGGCTGTTGGGCCTCGCCGTCGCCGCGCTCTTCTTCGACCTCAACGTCGGCATGGTCGCCGTCACCGTGGCCGCGATCCTCACCCTGCTCTCACCGGAGTCGGCCAAGAACGCCGTCAACCACGTCGCCTGGCCCACCGTGCTGCTCGTCTGCGGCATCGTCATGTACGTCGGCGTCATGCAGAGCATCGGCACGATCGACTGGCTCGGTAAGGAGGTCGCCACCATCGGCGCCCCGTTGATGGCCGCGCTCGTCATCTGCTTCATCGGCGGTGCGGTGTCCGCGTTCGCCTCGACGACCGGCATCCTCGGCGCCCTGATTCCGCTCGCCGTACCGTTCCTGACCGGCAACAACGCCGTCGGGGCGGTCGGGCTGATCACCGCTCTGGCGCTCTCGTCGTCCATCGTCGACTCGAGCCCGTACTCGACGAGCGGTGCCCTCACCGTCGCCAACGCGAACGAGGAACAGCGGGACTACGTGTACAAGGGCCTCATGCGCTGGGGCTTCAGCATGGTGGTGATCATCCCCATCGTCACCTGGCTCATCTTCGTCGTGCCCGGCTGGCTCTGATCCGCACCCGGCACACTCGGCAATCTGCCGACGGCTGACCTGACGGGGCAGCGGGGAGGGACGGGCGGTCCATCCCTCCCCGCTCCCCGTCGCCGACCGAGGGCGGTGGAAGCCGGCCGCCGCAGAACCGACAGAGGACGCGACGTGTACGACGAGCAACTGGTGAGGGCCTTCGTCGAGGCGAGACTGAACGGCGTTGCCAGCCCCGGCGCGACCGCCGCCACTCACGAGGTCCACGAGGCACTGGGCCTGCAGTTGGCCGTCCTCGACCGGCTGGTGGCCGCAGGCGAGCGACTGGCCGGCTGGAAGGTGGGACTCACCTCCGGCCCGCGTCGGGATGTGATGGGGAAGGGCTTCCGGCCGTTCGGTTATCTCCTGGAGAGCCGTACGCTCGGCTCGGGGGACGTGCTCGGGCATGACCGGATCAGGTCGTGCTACCTGGAGCCGGAGCTGTGCCTCGTGCTGGGCGCGCCGTTGCGCGGCGACCACCTCGATCCGGCAGCCGCGAGGTCCGCCGTGCGGGCGGTCGCGCCGGCGTTCGAACTGAACGAACGCCGGCTGAGTGCGCAGGCGGACGACCCGACCACCATTGCCGACGGCCTGGGCAACTGGGGCATCGTGGTCGGCCCGGAGGCGCCCGTGCGGTCCGCCCTCACCGGGACCACGGTCGAACTGCGGCACGAGGACGCCCTGGTCGCCACCCGGACCCCCGGTGATGCCATGGACGACCCGTTCCTGTCACTGTCGCGCCTCTGCGCGCTGCTGCACCGGTACGGCCGCGGGCTCGAAGCCGGCCAACGGGTGATCACGGGATCGTTCTGCAACCAGAGCGTGCAGGGTCCGGGCACCTGGCGTGCCGTCTTTTCGAACATCGGAGACGTGACAGTGCGGTTCGCATGACCCGTCGATCGTGCAACGCTCCACGCCGCGGCCGGTGCACGCGTTAGGCGAGAGACCCAGCGGTACGTCATCCACCTGCCGGTCGTCGCGAATGGCGCTGAAGTCACGCGCAGGCGAGTGGGCGGCCATCGTCGGCCGCTGGCAAAACTGCTGCAGCGATCGAAGTGTCGGCCGATGCTTCGATGGGCCTTTCGGGGAAGATAGTAGCCATGGTGTTACCCAGACGGTTGGCGCGGTTCAACCGGGTCGTCACCAACCGCGTGACCGGTCCGCTGGCCGGGCGGTTGCCCGGCTTCGGCGTCATCATCCATCGGGGCCGCCGCTCCGGTCGCGAGTACCGGACGCCGATCAACATCTTCCGGACGTCCGACGGTTACGTCGCCGCGCTGACCTACGGGGTCACCGACTGGGCGAGAAACGTGCTGGCGGCCGGCGGCTGTGAGCTGGAGATCCGCGGCCGGCGAGTGCCCCTCACCGATCCCCGCGTCGTGCACGACCCCACCCGCCGGGACATGCCGCCGGTCGTCCGCCAGCTCGTCGGGATGATCGGCGTGACGGACTTCCTCCATCTCCGCACCGTGCCCCATGCCGACCACGTCAACTAGGGCCTGTCCTGCTCACAGATCCGTAGGAGCATTCGATGTCCGCGCGGGACTCGGCTCGCCTCGCCGCCGGGTCTTGGCCAGCGCTCCCCACAATGGCTGGCGGGCCGCTGGTTCGCGCAGTCGGGCGGCCGGGCTCAGCGAGCGACAGTGATCCGTCGGCGCGAGGCGTGCACTTGTCGGCATACGATGGGATCACCTCGGGAACCGGGACAGTTGTGTCCCGAGGTCGGCTGCCATCGGACACGGAGGAGATCATCATCAGCGCCGAGCCGGGCATCCCAAACCTCGCCGAGTTGCGCGAGGAAATCGAACGAGATCGGGTTCTGCTCGGATCGCTGCCCCAGGGAGCCGACGAATATCGGCGGCTTCGGCGAAAGATCACCCGCAACACGGCGAAGCTGCATGAGTACGAAGAACTCGGTGACCGGCGTCGCGTCGAAGTCGGGTACACGGGACTGCTTTTCGTCCTGGTCGGCGGCATCGTCACCTGCGCCGGCTGGGGCTCATGGTGGGTTCTACTCGGGTTCGGCATGCTTTTGCTCGGGGTCTATTGGGCCGATCGGCTACGGCCTAGTCGCGACAGCCGGCTGATCCGCGGCTGATCTCTGAGGAGGGTCGGGGTTCGGGGCGGAGCCCCGAGGGCTTCAAAGGTTCTTGTCGTCCGTCAGCGTGGCCGGCCGGCCCGGCCGATGCCGGCCGGAGGTCGCCAGCAGGCCGGGGCCGGGCCGGCGCGGCCCGCTTGCGGGCCGCCTTGATGATCTGACCTTCCACGATCTGCGGCACACCGGGCAGACCCTGGCCGCGCAGACAGGGGCGACCCTGGCCGACCTGATGAAGCGACTCGGGCACTCGTCCATGGCGGCGGCTCGCCGGTACCTGCACGCCGTCGACGGGCGCGACCGTGAGATCGCCAAAGCCCTGTCGGAGCTCGCCGCGCACGGTGATGTCGCGCGACTGCGCCGGCACATCACCATGCGCGGCTAGCGGCGGAGCAACGCAAACGATCCCGCCGCAGTCACCAGAAACAGCAGTGACACCGCGAACAGGGCGACTCCAACCGGATAGGGCATGGGGATGAGAAAGGGTGCCTGTTGGACAACGAGGCCCGCACCGATCATGGCCTGAGCGCTGCCCATGCGCACGGGCTGGGAACGCTGGCTCGGCGTCAGGCGTGCCAACCGAATCCAGGCTGCGGGAAACCGTCGTGACGTGGCCACACGCACGCCTAGTACAACCGAGGCGAGGCCGAGGACCACGGCCACAAGGCTCAAAGCGATCATGACCGGGTCCCCGTCATCCAGGCTCATGCGCCCATGATCGAAGGGGTGTCAAAGGTCGCAGTCGCACGACGGTTGCACGGCGGCCTCGGGCAGCACTCTGACCTGCGGAAATGTGGGTGCCTGAAAATCGGAAGGTCGGCGGTTCGACCCCGCCCCTGGCCACATAGCCTTTCGCCGGGCTACAGGAGCGCCGACCAGCGGAAACGCGGTCGGCGCTCTGCTTTGTGCGCCGAAAGTCCGTCTGTCCGGTCTGACCCTCGCTGACCCCGGAATCCCGCCGACGAAGGGATGTTGCTGCCCGACGACCCGGAACGCGAGCATCGCTTGAACACCTGGGGCTATTCGATACCGGACGGACGGCTAGATGTTGCGGCGGTGGTCGCAGGGCTTCAGTTCGTTCACCACGAACTCCGGCAACGGGCAGCGACACCGTGCCGACCGGGCACGGGCCGGTGGGCGGCGGCAGGGTGAGTCGCACCGGGCCGGGGGCGGCCGGCGCCGCCGACGCGCGGCCGGCGAGGCCGATCGGCGCGGCGACCCCGACGGCCAGCGCGGCCCCGATGAGCCGCCGGCGCGTGAGGTGGGTGTCGCCCGTCGTGGTGGTCATGAGTCCTCCCGTGGTCAGGTGGGCAGCACCGGGCGCGCCGCCGCGCCGTTTGGCGCGGGGCGGAGGCCGGTGTCGGTGTTGGGTGCTGGGTTGGTGTGCTGGGTGCTGGTGGTCGTTACCGGCCGTCGGCCGTCTCGACCCGGACGATGAGCTGTTTGAGCCGGGCGATCTCCTCGGCGAGCGCGGCGTCCCCGGCGGGGGTGAGCGTGATCCAGGTGCGGGCGCGCCGGCCGGCGTACCCCTTCTCGACCTCGATCAGCCCGGCCGACTCGAGGACGCCCAGGTGCTGGGACAGGTTGCCGCCGGTCAGCTCCAGCTGGGTGCGCAGGAAGCCGAACTCGACCCGCCGCGCCTCGTGGGCGATGGTGAGGATGCCCAGCCGGACCCGCTGGTGCACCACGTCGTCGAGCCCGGTGGTCGGGTG from Micromonospora kangleipakensis includes these protein-coding regions:
- a CDS encoding SLC13 family permease, which produces MSVELVSILVLALIFLIATVRPVNLGALAIVAAFIVGISVLDGADLGEKTDAVFAGFPGDLFVILVGVTYLFAIAKANGTVDWLIQTAVRLVGGRVGLIPWIMFLVTACLTAIGAVVPAAVAIIAPIGLGFARRYKINPLMMGLLIINGASAGGFSPISIFGSITNGVVEKAGLPGNPTLLFLASFLVNLAISLVAYFMWGGRELLTRRALDTGTGTIDQADLVSATPTGTTRDRRAEPATDPATEGASDSGVSLANEGAAGARPAGGTVAVSAAPSPVPAQATRSSGGAATTTTVPAEAEAPLQLDRDRIMTVVGLLGLAVAALFFDLNVGMVAVTVAAILTLLSPESAKNAVNHVAWPTVLLVCGIVMYVGVMQSIGTIDWLGKEVATIGAPLMAALVICFIGGAVSAFASTTGILGALIPLAVPFLTGNNAVGAVGLITALALSSSIVDSSPYSTSGALTVANANEEQRDYVYKGLMRWGFSMVVIIPIVTWLIFVVPGWL
- a CDS encoding 2-keto-4-pentenoate hydratase; translated protein: MEAGRRRTDRGRDVYDEQLVRAFVEARLNGVASPGATAATHEVHEALGLQLAVLDRLVAAGERLAGWKVGLTSGPRRDVMGKGFRPFGYLLESRTLGSGDVLGHDRIRSCYLEPELCLVLGAPLRGDHLDPAAARSAVRAVAPAFELNERRLSAQADDPTTIADGLGNWGIVVGPEAPVRSALTGTTVELRHEDALVATRTPGDAMDDPFLSLSRLCALLHRYGRGLEAGQRVITGSFCNQSVQGPGTWRAVFSNIGDVTVRFA
- a CDS encoding nitroreductase family deazaflavin-dependent oxidoreductase, translating into MVLPRRLARFNRVVTNRVTGPLAGRLPGFGVIIHRGRRSGREYRTPINIFRTSDGYVAALTYGVTDWARNVLAAGGCELEIRGRRVPLTDPRVVHDPTRRDMPPVVRQLVGMIGVTDFLHLRTVPHADHVN
- a CDS encoding tyrosine-type recombinase/integrase; translation: MAGRPGRCRPEVASRPGPGRRGPLAGRLDDLTFHDLRHTGQTLAAQTGATLADLMKRLGHSSMAAARRYLHAVDGRDREIAKALSELAAHGDVARLRRHITMRG
- a CDS encoding transcriptional regulator is translated as MSAPADEPEPTAATHPTTGLDDVVHQRVRLGILTIAHEARRVEFGFLRTQLELTGGNLSQHLGVLESAGLIEVEKGYAGRRARTWITLTPAGDAALAEEIARLKQLIVRVETADGR